The proteins below come from a single Candidatus Limnocylindria bacterium genomic window:
- a CDS encoding response regulator, with the protein MSAGHILLVDDEEQIRKLLEASLQRRGYDVAVASDGIEALRQLRARIPDLIVTDVNMPNMNGFELTRRLRADHRTARVPIVMLSARKQADDILTGYAEGADEYIAKPIEMAVLTAKIEVLIKRMKATAGEVIKRGRVIVFIRGKGGAGATTLAVNSAVALAETKMYKTAVLDLSLEFGNVASHLNLKPQHTLADLAGTQPDQLDDATFATFIAQDRSGVQVCVGSNAPERAELVTVGAVQQSIERLRRGSDYLMVDTPASFTQHTLAAIDTADGACVVCEPHVASMKAGHDCLDVLEKLSFPKERILLAVNRTSQSGLETDEVARFFNRRPDIVIPFTPAFDDAADRGRPIIVLHPDNASSKQLRDLAARLTVLAPAGR; encoded by the coding sequence TTGAGCGCCGGCCACATCCTCCTCGTCGACGACGAGGAGCAGATCCGCAAGCTTCTCGAGGCATCGCTCCAGCGTCGCGGCTACGACGTCGCGGTCGCCTCCGATGGCATCGAGGCGCTGCGCCAGCTCCGCGCGAGGATTCCCGACCTGATCGTCACCGACGTGAACATGCCGAACATGAACGGCTTCGAGCTCACACGACGCCTGCGCGCGGACCACCGTACCGCGCGCGTTCCGATCGTGATGCTGTCGGCTCGCAAGCAGGCCGATGACATCCTCACCGGCTACGCCGAGGGCGCCGACGAATACATCGCGAAGCCGATCGAGATGGCGGTGCTCACCGCGAAGATCGAGGTCCTCATCAAGCGCATGAAGGCCACGGCCGGCGAGGTGATCAAGCGCGGCCGCGTCATCGTCTTCATCCGCGGGAAGGGCGGCGCCGGGGCGACAACGCTCGCGGTGAACAGTGCGGTGGCGCTGGCCGAGACGAAGATGTACAAGACCGCGGTCCTCGACCTCAGCCTCGAGTTCGGCAACGTGGCTTCGCACCTCAACCTCAAACCACAACACACGCTCGCCGATCTCGCCGGGACACAGCCGGATCAGCTCGACGACGCCACTTTCGCGACGTTCATCGCCCAGGACCGCAGTGGGGTCCAGGTCTGCGTCGGCTCGAACGCGCCTGAGCGCGCGGAGCTCGTGACCGTGGGCGCCGTCCAGCAGAGCATCGAGCGACTGCGGCGCGGCAGCGACTACCTCATGGTCGATACGCCGGCCTCGTTCACGCAGCACACACTCGCCGCGATCGACACCGCCGACGGCGCGTGCGTCGTGTGCGAGCCGCACGTCGCGTCGATGAAGGCCGGACACGACTGCCTCGACGTCCTCGAGAAGCTCTCGTTCCCGAAGGAGCGGATCCTTCTCGCGGTGAACCGGACGTCGCAGTCCGGCCTCGAGACCGACGAGGTCGCGCGTTTCTTCAACCGGCGCCCCGACATCGTCATCCCGTTCACGCCGGCGTTCGACGATGCGGCGGACCGCGGCCGCCCGATCATCGTGCTGCATCCGGACAACGCGTCATCGAAGCAGCTGCGCGATCTCGCCGCACGCCTCACCGTGCTGGCGCCGGCGGGGCGCTGA
- a CDS encoding response regulator has translation MRRTAAARSSCCIRTTRHRSSCAISPHASPCWRRRGAEIRIRFWGTRGSISAAGPETLRYGGNTTCVEVATDDGTLLVFDCGTGARKLGLALANKGPLRLHLLLSHTHADHIQGLPFFLPAFTPGSHITIYGPSGMDRRLTTAVGGTMDYAYFPVALESLPAKVDFVELGETEFSIGGIKLRTQFMNHTAPCIGYRVTAGHATFVYATDHEAHSTPHWRADRSADAFDPALLAHTGDTRHASFLTAADVVVHDAQYSSADYPTKSGWGHSTVEYAVDIALAARAKTLVLFHHDPDRDDGGVDDLTAVAASRAVASKRPLRIVAAAEGEELTLAEGPYARTTDVEPAPAAMPDRARILVADDDVALVRILEAVLRGDGYDVDVAFDGEELLSKAAAARYDLVLVDIQMPNLDGLSACKRLRSLDGYRDTPFVVLTARTRQDDMAAAFDAGITDYIRKPFALPQVRARVRSWLARGAARRA, from the coding sequence ATGCGGCGGACCGCGGCCGCCCGATCATCGTGCTGCATCCGGACAACGCGTCATCGAAGCAGCTGCGCGATCTCGCCGCACGCCTCACCGTGCTGGCGCCGGCGGGGCGCTGAGATCCGGATCCGTTTCTGGGGCACGCGCGGTTCCATCTCGGCAGCCGGCCCCGAAACGCTGCGCTACGGCGGCAACACGACCTGCGTCGAGGTCGCGACCGACGACGGGACGCTGCTCGTCTTTGACTGCGGCACCGGCGCGCGCAAGCTGGGCCTCGCGCTCGCGAACAAGGGACCGCTCCGCCTCCATCTGCTCCTGTCGCACACGCACGCCGACCACATCCAGGGCCTGCCGTTCTTCCTGCCCGCGTTCACCCCCGGGAGCCACATCACCATCTACGGGCCGTCCGGCATGGACCGGCGCCTCACCACCGCGGTCGGCGGGACGATGGACTACGCCTACTTCCCCGTCGCGCTCGAGTCGCTACCCGCGAAGGTCGATTTCGTCGAACTCGGCGAGACCGAGTTCTCGATCGGAGGCATCAAGCTCCGCACGCAGTTCATGAATCACACCGCGCCGTGCATCGGCTATCGCGTCACGGCGGGACACGCCACCTTCGTGTACGCGACGGATCACGAAGCACATAGCACTCCGCACTGGCGCGCCGATCGCAGCGCGGACGCCTTCGACCCGGCGCTCCTCGCGCACACCGGCGACACGCGTCACGCTTCGTTCCTGACCGCGGCCGACGTTGTCGTTCACGACGCGCAGTACAGCAGCGCGGACTATCCGACGAAGTCCGGGTGGGGCCACAGCACCGTCGAGTACGCGGTCGACATAGCGCTCGCAGCCCGCGCGAAGACGCTGGTGCTCTTCCATCACGACCCCGATCGTGACGACGGCGGCGTCGACGACCTCACCGCCGTCGCGGCGAGCCGCGCCGTGGCCTCAAAGCGACCGCTGCGCATCGTCGCCGCGGCCGAGGGCGAAGAGCTCACGCTCGCCGAGGGGCCGTACGCGCGGACGACGGATGTCGAACCCGCTCCCGCCGCGATGCCGGACCGCGCTCGCATCCTCGTCGCCGACGATGACGTCGCGCTCGTGCGCATCCTCGAGGCGGTGCTGCGCGGCGACGGCTACGACGTCGACGTCGCGTTCGACGGCGAGGAGCTGCTGAGCAAGGCCGCGGCGGCCCGCTACGACCTCGTGCTCGTCGATATCCAGATGCCGAACCTGGACGGCCTCTCCGCGTGCAAGCGACTGCGATCGCTCGACGGTTATCGCGACACGCCGTTCGTCGTGCTCACCGCGCGCACGCGGCAGGACGACATGGCCGCCGCCTTCGACGCCGGGATCACCGATTACATCCGCAAGCCATTCGCCTTGCCCCAGGTCCGGGCTCGGGTACGCTCCTGGCTCGCGCGTGGTGCTGCCCGTCGGGCGTGA
- a CDS encoding GAF domain-containing protein gives MRRFPRSLSFYIAASTIYAAIVFVAVHAVYGVELGRVGLAIPDPGALIGSIDTVSFVIWLGISVIAGMALYRLSIALEGARGNNAVRDAEIGSIFALSQALSGSLDLAEISGQYLRSARRGLDERVTLGLLVHDDVAEAFRLVAEEGPRSGELLAKVYSASALPTAMRARVFDHRQSLVLPDTSGGGEQWRLLARDLPNASWIHSFAAMPLISQERLVGAVVAGGERAGSLTADRLQLVLVLGQFVAGAIRTSLSLSEAQSRGDREELVSRISRRARASLDPNEVLRNTVEELGRALKVDRVLATTGSTPDALLVTYEWDSTGVAAIGVGKRTLPAARLAAETGRTIVVRDVLADARIAEGTVDARVRSVVATPILVAGELAGTLSLNQATAPRDWTTDEVRLVEEVARELRVSMETARLFQARQRENERLLALQRAGATLAARTDPHEVFDMILRSAVQLFGQGSASLYTWDEEAGVLRLAENFDPSGRVADDSVLQPGEGVVGRVFMTRAPLVVADYQTWDGRTAVGQQTGLRACLAVPLLRSGRVLGALGIRSYDPTVVYTEDDGRMLGLFADQAAAALTTVEAFARQRQAVEQLERLNRAKSEFVSIVSHEFRTPLTGIQGFSEMMRDEELSLEEMREYAGDINKDSQRLNRMIDEMLDLDRMESGRMTIHPERMDLNAVLDEAVNRVRPNAPNHTLSLDLQSDLPSIDADRDRLTQVASNLLSNAVKYSPTGGRITVKTRAEGEGVRIEVRDEGLGIPPEALETIFERYSRVDSQATKDIPGTGLGLPIVRQIVQLHGGRVWAESELGRGSVFHVTLPLAGAGKRVEA, from the coding sequence ACCGGCTCTCGATCGCGCTCGAGGGCGCGCGCGGCAACAACGCGGTCCGCGACGCCGAGATCGGCTCGATCTTCGCACTGAGCCAAGCCCTCTCCGGCTCGCTCGACCTCGCCGAGATCTCCGGTCAGTACCTACGGAGCGCGCGCCGCGGGCTCGATGAACGCGTCACCCTCGGCCTGCTCGTGCACGACGATGTCGCCGAGGCGTTCCGCCTCGTCGCCGAGGAGGGCCCGCGAAGTGGCGAGCTCCTCGCGAAGGTGTACTCGGCGTCGGCGCTGCCCACCGCGATGCGTGCGCGTGTGTTCGATCATCGTCAGTCGCTCGTCCTGCCGGACACCAGTGGTGGCGGCGAGCAGTGGCGTCTCCTCGCGCGTGATCTTCCGAACGCGAGCTGGATCCACTCGTTCGCAGCGATGCCGCTCATCTCCCAGGAGCGACTCGTCGGCGCGGTCGTGGCCGGCGGGGAGCGGGCGGGCTCGCTCACCGCCGATCGGCTGCAGCTCGTCCTCGTCCTTGGTCAGTTCGTCGCCGGAGCGATCCGCACCTCGCTCTCGCTGAGTGAGGCGCAGTCTCGCGGGGACCGGGAGGAGCTGGTGAGCCGCATCTCGCGCCGCGCGCGAGCCTCGCTCGATCCGAACGAGGTGCTTCGCAATACGGTCGAGGAGCTTGGCCGTGCGCTCAAGGTCGATCGGGTGCTCGCCACGACGGGTTCGACGCCGGACGCGCTCCTGGTCACGTACGAGTGGGACTCCACCGGCGTCGCGGCGATCGGCGTGGGAAAGCGCACGCTACCTGCCGCGCGGCTCGCGGCCGAGACAGGGCGGACCATCGTCGTGCGGGACGTCCTCGCGGACGCCCGGATCGCGGAAGGCACCGTCGACGCCAGGGTTCGCTCGGTGGTCGCAACGCCCATCCTCGTCGCGGGCGAGTTAGCAGGGACGCTTTCGCTGAACCAGGCGACCGCGCCACGCGATTGGACGACCGATGAGGTGCGCCTCGTGGAAGAGGTCGCACGTGAGCTCCGCGTTTCGATGGAGACCGCCCGGCTTTTCCAGGCGCGTCAGCGCGAGAACGAACGGCTCCTCGCGTTGCAGCGCGCGGGCGCGACGCTCGCGGCACGCACCGATCCGCATGAGGTCTTCGACATGATCCTGCGCAGCGCGGTGCAGCTGTTCGGTCAAGGCAGCGCATCGCTCTACACCTGGGACGAAGAGGCCGGCGTGCTCCGGCTGGCGGAGAACTTCGATCCCTCTGGTCGGGTGGCGGACGACTCCGTGCTTCAGCCGGGCGAGGGTGTCGTCGGTCGCGTGTTCATGACCCGTGCGCCGCTCGTCGTCGCGGACTACCAGACCTGGGACGGACGCACTGCGGTCGGCCAGCAGACGGGACTCCGCGCCTGCCTCGCGGTGCCGCTGCTGCGAAGCGGCCGTGTGCTCGGCGCCCTCGGTATCCGGTCCTACGATCCGACGGTCGTGTACACCGAAGACGACGGCCGCATGCTCGGGCTGTTCGCGGATCAAGCGGCTGCGGCTCTCACGACCGTCGAGGCGTTCGCCCGGCAGCGCCAGGCGGTCGAGCAGCTCGAGCGCCTCAACCGGGCCAAGAGCGAGTTCGTCTCCATCGTCAGCCACGAGTTCCGCACGCCGCTCACCGGCATCCAGGGCTTCAGCGAGATGATGCGCGACGAGGAGCTCTCGCTCGAAGAGATGCGCGAGTACGCCGGGGATATCAACAAGGACTCGCAGCGGCTCAATCGGATGATCGACGAGATGCTCGACCTCGACCGCATGGAGTCGGGCCGGATGACGATCCACCCCGAGCGCATGGACCTGAACGCCGTACTGGACGAAGCGGTCAACCGCGTTCGGCCGAACGCACCGAACCACACGCTTTCGCTCGACCTCCAGTCCGACCTGCCGTCGATCGACGCGGATCGCGATCGCCTCACGCAGGTCGCATCCAACCTCCTGAGCAACGCGGTGAAGTACTCGCCGACGGGCGGACGCATCACCGTGAAGACGCGCGCCGAGGGTGAGGGGGTCCGTATCGAAGTGCGCGACGAAGGTCTGGGGATCCCGCCCGAGGCGCTCGAGACGATCTTCGAGCGGTATTCGCGTGTTGACTCACAGGCGACCAAGGACATCCCCGGCACCGGCCTCGGCCTGCCGATCGTCCGGCAGATCGTTCAGCTCCACGGCGGCAGGGTGTGGGCCGAGAGCGAGCTGGGCCGCGGCTCGGTGTTCCATGTCACCCTCCCGCTTGCGGGCGCGGGCAAGCGGGTGGAGGCTTGA
- the tig gene encoding trigger factor: protein MSDAPTTSAPAERSFRHTIRRDAGSKVSLDVEVDAERLTRQADRVFERHNQKAKIPGFRPGKAPRAMYERSYGAEHLWAEAAEDLVDQTYREIVEIEDLSPLDDPKVDLTQLEPGKPMRWSATVTVRPDVTLGDYAAHGVTIEPAPPSDEEIDKTIAAMRESHAQLQPVARPAKEGDILMVDIDVTVDGKALPPFARNAHVEAGRATSIDGLGEAFVGMKAGDSKTVELEFSSESATEELRGKKGTFSIRSSQVAEKVLPALDDEFAKSVGVATIADLRREVKNELAHSAFHEARDAAADKMLDHAVETASVEVPGVLVEDELDHMVADLKARVREQGITFEQFLLQARKTEDEIRVEWKPVAEKRAKSILVLDAIAKKEGITVTSNELAAQVAMTPLAQQDPRALRDPLVLASFARSIRNRKTVDKLIGLESPDAEAEAIKRAGGDATNFHGGPPKPEEPKIIVPEKSNATPEGREALRAMLDKK from the coding sequence ATGTCCGATGCTCCCACCACCTCCGCGCCCGCCGAACGCTCGTTCCGCCACACCATCCGACGCGACGCGGGATCGAAGGTCTCGCTCGACGTCGAGGTCGACGCCGAGCGTCTGACGCGTCAGGCCGACCGCGTCTTCGAGCGCCACAACCAGAAAGCGAAGATCCCCGGGTTCCGGCCCGGCAAAGCGCCGCGCGCGATGTACGAGCGCAGCTACGGCGCCGAGCACCTGTGGGCCGAGGCGGCCGAGGACCTCGTCGATCAGACCTATCGCGAGATCGTCGAGATCGAGGACCTGTCGCCGCTCGATGATCCCAAGGTCGACCTGACTCAGCTCGAGCCCGGCAAGCCGATGAGGTGGAGCGCCACGGTGACGGTGCGCCCCGACGTCACGCTCGGCGACTACGCCGCGCACGGGGTCACGATCGAGCCGGCACCGCCGAGCGACGAAGAGATCGACAAGACGATCGCGGCGATGCGCGAGTCCCACGCGCAGCTCCAGCCGGTCGCCCGGCCCGCGAAAGAGGGCGACATCCTCATGGTCGACATCGACGTGACGGTCGACGGAAAAGCGCTGCCGCCGTTCGCCCGCAACGCGCACGTCGAGGCCGGCCGCGCGACGTCGATCGACGGGCTCGGCGAGGCCTTCGTCGGTATGAAGGCGGGCGACAGCAAGACGGTCGAGCTCGAGTTCTCATCCGAGTCAGCGACGGAGGAGCTGCGCGGCAAGAAGGGCACGTTCTCCATCAGGTCGAGCCAGGTCGCCGAGAAGGTGCTGCCCGCGCTTGACGACGAGTTCGCGAAGAGCGTCGGGGTCGCCACCATCGCGGATCTCCGCCGCGAGGTGAAGAACGAGCTCGCGCATTCCGCGTTCCATGAAGCCCGCGACGCGGCGGCGGACAAGATGCTCGATCACGCCGTCGAGACGGCGAGCGTCGAAGTTCCAGGGGTCCTGGTGGAGGACGAGCTCGACCACATGGTCGCCGACCTGAAGGCCCGCGTGCGAGAGCAGGGGATCACGTTCGAGCAGTTCCTGCTACAGGCGCGCAAGACCGAAGACGAGATCCGCGTCGAGTGGAAGCCCGTGGCGGAGAAGCGCGCGAAGTCGATCCTCGTCCTCGACGCGATCGCGAAGAAGGAAGGCATCACCGTCACGTCGAACGAGCTGGCCGCGCAGGTCGCGATGACACCGCTGGCGCAGCAGGACCCACGTGCGCTCCGCGATCCCCTCGTGCTCGCGTCGTTCGCGCGGTCCATCCGCAACCGCAAGACCGTCGACAAGCTCATCGGCCTCGAGTCGCCCGACGCCGAGGCGGAGGCCATCAAGAGGGCCGGCGGGGATGCGACGAACTTCCACGGCGGGCCGCCGAAGCCAGAGGAGCCGAAGATCATCGTCCCCGAGAAGTCCAACGCGACTCCCGAGGGGCGCGAGGCGCTCCGCGCGATGCTGGATAAGAAGTGA
- a CDS encoding dienelactone hydrolase family protein: MGELNETQRYFIDEHIEDYMDGLIPRRELLRRVTLISGSAALAATIVAACGTPAPSPAGGGVATQSSAPSAAATAFVPQAYATPPAAPVPDGVTVKETDARISVSTPEVKASDGASLMAYMAKPKTNARVPGVVVIHENRGQTEHIKDVVRRVATAGFVGINIDLAARDGGAAKLTDQAAYNAALAKRDTAAKIADHNATIAFLKTQSSGSVGVTGFCFGGGEVWSILAAGADVKAAVPFYGPQPTNYLDMAKTKAAVSAVYAELDTRITTSSMQMEQVLKQAGVPYQITIYPGVNHAFHNDTNAAGDRYNAVQAQKAWVATVEWFRKYLV, from the coding sequence GTGGGCGAGCTGAATGAGACCCAGCGCTACTTCATCGACGAGCACATCGAGGACTACATGGACGGGCTCATTCCACGACGCGAGCTCCTTCGTCGGGTCACGCTCATCTCCGGCAGCGCCGCGCTCGCGGCGACGATCGTTGCGGCATGCGGAACACCGGCGCCAAGCCCCGCCGGCGGCGGCGTGGCGACTCAGAGCTCCGCGCCCTCTGCGGCAGCGACGGCCTTCGTCCCGCAGGCGTACGCCACCCCACCCGCCGCTCCGGTGCCCGACGGCGTGACCGTGAAGGAGACCGACGCTCGCATCAGCGTTTCGACGCCGGAGGTCAAGGCGTCTGACGGCGCCTCACTCATGGCCTACATGGCGAAGCCGAAGACGAATGCACGGGTGCCGGGTGTCGTCGTCATTCACGAGAACCGAGGCCAGACCGAGCACATCAAGGACGTCGTGCGACGCGTCGCGACGGCCGGATTCGTCGGCATCAACATCGATCTTGCGGCGCGCGACGGCGGTGCTGCCAAGCTCACCGACCAGGCCGCCTATAACGCCGCGCTCGCCAAGCGCGACACGGCGGCCAAGATCGCCGATCACAACGCGACGATCGCGTTCCTTAAGACCCAATCGAGCGGATCGGTCGGGGTCACGGGATTCTGCTTCGGCGGCGGAGAGGTCTGGAGCATCCTCGCCGCAGGCGCTGACGTAAAGGCTGCCGTCCCGTTCTACGGCCCGCAGCCCACCAACTACCTCGACATGGCGAAGACGAAGGCCGCGGTCTCCGCGGTCTATGCCGAGCTCGACACCCGCATCACGACAAGCTCAATGCAGATGGAACAGGTGCTGAAGCAGGCCGGCGTGCCTTACCAGATCACGATCTATCCCGGCGTCAACCACGCTTTCCACAACGACACCAATGCTGCTGGTGACCGCTATAACGCGGTGCAGGCACAGAAGGCCTGGGTCGCGACGGTGGAGTGGTTCAGGAAGTACCTGGTGTAA
- a CDS encoding NAD(P)-dependent oxidoreductase, with the protein MERVGFVGTGIMGAPMARNALKAGFPVTVTNRTLPRAEPLAKDGATVVKTPREVAERSDIVVTMVPNTPHVEAAVFGPDGVAAGAREGLLLIDMSTISPTATREIAERGAKNRPPFHTLDAPVSGGEIGAIEARLSIMIGGDAADVKRATPLFEALGKTIVHIGDHGAGQACKLANQIAVAINNLGVSEALVFAASQGIDLEKTRQVIAGGAGSSWAMNNYAPKMLAGDFRAGFMIDLQQKDLRLVLDNAFADHISLPGAALVHELYNALQKDGGGREGNHALIRVIERLSKIEARVRS; encoded by the coding sequence GTGGAGCGGGTCGGCTTCGTGGGGACCGGCATCATGGGCGCACCGATGGCCCGGAACGCGCTGAAGGCGGGCTTCCCGGTCACGGTGACGAACCGAACCCTCCCCCGCGCGGAGCCGCTCGCGAAGGACGGCGCGACGGTCGTGAAGACGCCCCGCGAGGTCGCCGAGCGCTCGGACATCGTGGTCACGATGGTCCCCAACACGCCGCACGTCGAGGCGGCCGTGTTCGGTCCCGACGGCGTCGCAGCGGGTGCGCGCGAGGGACTGCTCCTCATCGACATGAGCACGATCTCGCCCACGGCGACACGCGAGATCGCGGAACGCGGCGCGAAGAACCGGCCGCCGTTCCACACGCTGGACGCCCCGGTCTCCGGCGGCGAGATCGGTGCGATCGAGGCCCGCCTGTCGATCATGATCGGCGGGGACGCCGCGGACGTGAAGCGCGCGACGCCGCTCTTCGAGGCGCTGGGCAAGACCATCGTCCACATCGGCGATCACGGCGCAGGACAGGCCTGCAAGCTCGCGAATCAGATCGCCGTCGCCATCAACAACCTCGGCGTGTCCGAAGCGCTCGTGTTCGCCGCCTCGCAGGGCATCGACCTGGAGAAGACGCGCCAGGTCATCGCCGGCGGCGCGGGGTCGTCGTGGGCGATGAACAACTACGCGCCGAAGATGCTCGCCGGCGACTTCCGCGCGGGTTTCATGATCGACCTGCAGCAGAAGGACCTGCGTCTCGTCCTCGACAACGCCTTCGCCGACCACATCTCCCTTCCGGGCGCCGCACTCGTGCACGAGCTCTACAACGCGCTGCAGAAGGACGGCGGCGGCCGCGAGGGGAATCACGCGCTCATCAGGGTCATCGAACGCCTTTCGAAGATCGAGGCGCGCGTACGGTCCTGA